Within Thermodesulfovibrio thiophilus DSM 17215, the genomic segment TCATCAGGAAGTAGTCCCATTAATTCAGAAATTGCCTCATCAGGTCCAGCAATAATAAGTCTCCGAATATCTTTATCTTTAAGGAAGCTATCAAATTTATCAAGGACATCCTTTAAATGCATTTTTACATGATAATCAATGTGTCTTTCATATCTTTTCTCTGCAAGAGCAAACCAGCCACCTTTTTTATGTTTTCCGGGTACATCTTCATGATGAACAATACCATATTCTTCAATATCACCCAAAAAGACTAAAAACACCCTTGCTGTCTTTTTATCAACAAGAAGAACACCATACTTCTGATAGTTATCGAGCAAATCAAAAAGAGGAGAGGTATAAGGTGTTCTATCAATAACCAGATCATCATTAAGTTCCACATTTAAATCATATCTCACCCAGAGGTCTTTTTTAACACAACTGTAAACAACAACTGATTTTTTAAAAGACTCTCTTTCACTTTGTAAAAATGATTCTATTTTATCTATATCTTCTTTACAGGCATTGTAATCTGCTTTGTTTTTTACAAGATTTTTAAACTTTGATAGATATGCCTGTTTTTTTCTTTCCTGAGGAGAAACATTCAAAAAAAGGCTAACCACAAAGGCATCATCGAAATGTAATTTCTCAAGTTCTTCTAAATCCTTTCTTTCAAACATCTTCCGCACCTCCTATAAAGTTCTTAAGAATCTCTAAAAATGAAACAAAAAGACTAAAAACAAGCGGACCAATTATAAATCCAATAAGTCCAAACACCTTGATACCACCAAGAACAGAAAGAAAAATAAATATAAGAGGTAATTTTACTTTACCTTTTATTATAACAGGTTTAAGAACATTATCAATCGAGCTTATTATTAATGCACCTACAACTGCAAGAATTATACCTTTCATAATAAATCCCTTCGCCAGCAGATAAAAGGCAGTAGGTCCCCATACCGCAAAAGCTCCTAAAATAGGAATAAACGATGCAACAGCTGTTGCAAATCCCCAGAGCGTCGATGAAGGAATATCAAGAAAATAAAAAGTTACACCAAGAATAGTTCCCTGAAGCATCGCGATTAATATGCCTCCATAAAAAGTTGTATAAACTATGTTTTTAATTTGACGCCTTATTGAAACTTTATCTATCTCAGAAAAAGGTAAAAATTCTCCAATCTTTTTAACAAAATGCTCTCCATCCTTTAGAAAGAAAAAAGCCATAAAAAATGTTAATACCATATTGACAACTAAATTAACTATATCACTGAAACCATGAGCAATCTTCAAAGCTCCTTCCTTCATCAGATTTCCAAGCTCATTTTTAATAAAGATCTCAATTGATGTAATATCACTACCTGTAATAAAACTTAATCTTTCCAGTATTTTTGAAAGTAGTGGATTAGCCATAATGTTATTTACCAGCTCAAATAGATTCACTCCTCTTATCAGCTCTCCAGCTTCAATGACTATCTGATAAGAAATATACAACAGCGGAAAAAGAAACAGCACTATTACCAACAATATGGTCAAAAGAGCAGACACTCCTTTAAATTTAATAAATTTAGTCAGATAGTCAAACACAGGTTGAAACACAAGAGAAATAACTATAGCCCAACCACCTGATGCAAGAAACGATTTAAGAATCTGATAATTAATATAACCAAGTATGCCAATAAAAAATAGTAAAATCCAGATATAAAAGTTTCTTTCAAGAGAAAGTCGGTATTTTCTTGATGGGCTCATATTTTTTATTATATCTTTTTTGAAAAAGATTGCCAAAGGACTAAAGAAGCTTTGCCTGGATGCCTTTCAGGATGCCACTGTACTCCAACAAAAAAAGGATGTCCTTTAAGATAAAAACCTTCTATAACTCCATCCTTTGCCATACAAAATATCTTAAGCCCTTCTCCTATGGATTTAATAGCCTGATGATGAGAGCTATTAACTGTAAATTCTCCTTTATTTAAAATAAAATCGTCAATTACCCGAATTCCATGATCATTAGATGTATGATTAATTTCTGTTTCAAGATTCTGATAAAGAGTTCCACCAAAAAATATATTCATAAGCTGCATTCCATAGCATATTCCTAAAACAGGCTTTTCAGTTTTGATAAAAATTTTTAGGAGCTCTATCTCTGCTTTTACTCTTTTATCAGGAACAAGAGATTTACATGCTATGTTTTTCTCTCTATAAAACTCAGGATTGATATCTCCTCCACCTGAAATTATTAATGCAGATATTTTTTCGACAAGACCGTGAATAATAGCTTCAGAAGCAATAATCTCTTTGGTATCAGGGGCTGATGTAGATGGAATGATCATATCTGGTGAAATAACAAGAGGGATAAAACCAAGTCTGACAATACTATTAATGTAGTCCCTGTTTAAGTAAAGCTTTTTGTCATCAATGCTGCAAGTAATTCCAATAAATTTCATAATAAAACCTTTCCATTTCTTTTACCTGTAAGTGTACCATCCTCTACAGCAATTTCACCATTGACAATTACATATTTAATCCCTTTTGAAACATTGAATGGTTCTGTAAAAGTAGCTCTATCTTCAATTTCAGCAGGGTTAAAAATAACTATATCTGCACAATAACCTTCTTTTATAAGACCTCTTTTTCCAATTCTGAAGGTCTTTGCAGGTAGATATGTAATTTTTCTAATTGAGTCCTGAAGGCTTAATAAACCTCTATCAAGAATATATTTTTTTATAAATCTCGGAAAACTCCCAAATCCTCTTGGATGAGGTTTACCTTTCGCTGTTATTCCACTACTACATCTTGCAGAACTATCCGTACCAATCATTACATAGGGTTGAGATAAAATCTTCTCAAGATTTTCTTCCTTCATTCCAAAATAAATCACTCCAACATAGAGATTTGAACGAATTAAGATATCACATATAAATTGTGAGGCTGATTCTAAATCTGTAAGTTCACCTAATCTTTTGCCTTCTATTTTTTTGTCTTTTTCATAGGCAACATCAGAAATTAAGAGACTGTTTAAAAAGTCCATACCACGCTGTTTAAGGTATTCTTTAATCTTTTTCCTTACAGTATCGCTTCTGAGTCTTTTTATAATATCATCTCTTGTTCCTTCTACTATCCATGATGGTAGCATTGCGTCAAGATCTGTTGCAGAAGCTATATAAGGATACCTGTCTGCTGATATTTTAAGCCCCTCTTTTTTTACATCTTCTATCATTTTTAAAACTGAATCAATCTTCCACCAGTTTCCTTTTCCAGATGTCTTAAGATGCGAGATGTGAACAGAAACACCTGCCATACGTCCAATTAATATAGTCTCCTCCAAAGCCGCAAAAAGCTTATCTCCTTCGCTCCTCATATGTGTTGTATAAATACCTTTAAATTTTTTTAAAGTTCTTGCAAGTTCCAGAATTTCTTCACTGTCAGCAAACATTCCAGGAGGATATATCAATCCAGTTGAAAGCCCTTTTACACCAGATAAAAGCTCTTTATATAAAAGTTCTTTCATTTTCTTAATGTCTTTTTTCTTGACTTTGATGTTTTTATAACCAATTATCGAGCCTCTGATATTTCCATGACCGCAAAGAGTGGCAAAATTAATTGCTGGTCTGACCCTTTCCAATTGAGAAATATATTCCTGAATAGTATTCCAGGGAGTCAGCTCAAGTGAGGTTAACTCAGGAAGTTTCCTTTCAACAACCTCTCCAATCATTGGACTGCAGGAAACTCCACAGTTACCGTTTATTTCAGTAGTAATTCCCTGAGTAATCTTTCCCTCTGCTTCAGGAGCAGCAAGAATTGTAAACTCAGAATGTGAGTGAGTATCAATAAAACCAGGAGTAAGAATTAACCCATTTGCATTGACAATTCTTTCAGCAGAAAATTTTTCTTTACCAATATATACAATTTTATCGTCTTTTATTCCTATGTTGGCTTTAAAGAAATCTTTGCCGGTTCCATCCAGTATAGAAGCATTTTCTATGAATAAATTCATCTAAAGGTTTGTCTTCTCTTTTTTATTTTGAATTTTTTTAGTATTTGTTTTAACTGGTGAAGAATTATGTTTTGTATATTTTACTTTTTTAATCTGGTCTGTCTTTATAAAATAGTTTTTTATCCCCTCAACAAGTGATTGTGCTATCTTCATTCTGTATGATTCATCATCGAGCAGTCTCTCCTCTTCAGGATTACTGATATAAGAAATCTCAAGAAGACATGAAGGCATCTGTGCTCCCACCAGTACATAGAAAAGAGCCTGTTTTACTCCATTATTATGTCTGGAAAAATCGTTTTTTAGCTCATCTGCCATAGAATTGTGAATATATCCTGCAAGGCGAACAGAATCATCTCGTTTTGCCTCTCTTTCTAAAGATGCCAGCATAAAGCCCAGTTCTCCCTTGAGTTGCTTCATCTTTTTCACAGAAATTGCGTTTTCCCTGGCCGCAACTCTTATAGCTTCCTCATCATCTGTCCAGTTGAGCAGATATGTTTCAACGCCACGAGCATAAGAATTTGTAGAAGCATTCGCATGAATTGAAATAAAAAGGTCCGCATTTATTTTATTGGCAATTTCTGTCCTCTTATTTAAAGGTATAAAAATATCTTGATCTCTTGTCAGTACAATGTCATATTGCGGATCAGATCTTAAAAGTTCTCTTACTTTTAAAGCAACATCAAGAACAACATCTTTCTCTTTTAACCCAGTTGGACCTATCGCTCCTGGGTCTTTCCCTCCATGCCCTGGATCAATAACAATTGTTCTTTTTAAAGAAATTTTTGATTCTTTTTTCTTTTCGAGTTCTTTTAATGATTGTTTACTCCCTCCTTTAAGATATATATCAATAACTATTCGAAATGGGTTTTCAAGCTGGATAACTTTAAATTCATAATCAGGTTTTAATAATTCAAATACTATCCTTACAGTGCTAGTATCAAACTGACCAACACGAATTTTATTAACAACAGAATTATTAACTAAAAATTCTTTTCTGGCTTCTTTATTAAGAAGAGACTTTTTTATATCGAAAAAAACTCTTTCTGGATTTTTAAGTTGTCCTCTTGCAAACTCAACAACTCCATTTGTCTCAACTACTACTCTTACTCCCTGCGAAAGTTCATAATATCGTATATCCTTTATCTGGAATCTTTCTTCTGCCCATGTCCAGGATAAAGGAATTAATAAGAATAAAATTATAAAAATTCTGGACATTACGCTAAACAGCTACAACTTCTTTAACCTCTGGAATCTCAGTTTTCAGATTCTTTTCAACCCAGTTTTTTAGTGTCAATGTTGCCATTGGACATGTTCCACATGCTCCCTTTAGTTTCACATAAATTACATCTTCTTTGATATCAACAAGATCAATGTTTCCTCCATCTGCCATGAGACCAACTCTGATTTTGCCGAGAATCTGTTCAACTTTTGCTCTGTCAATCATAATAAAGATCCTCCTGCTTTTATTTTTAAATTCATTATACCATCAATTATAATTTATTTCGCAAGAATATGAATATTGCACTCAATTCATTCATGGTTTTACATAAGCATAACCTTCCTGCTGTTTTTTTATAATTTCTGTAATTCCAGCTGGAACCACCGTTACAAAGGAAGGTAATTTGTCTTCATTTATACAGATCACATTATCTGCACACATCTTTTTTAGAGAGTTTCTGCATGCAATAAATTTTACACCTTTTTCAGAAAGGGCTTTCATTATCTTAATCTTCTCATCATCAACATAAGCAGAGACAGAAGCACCATTGGCAAGAACTACAATATCAGCATTATCTTCTCCCACATCTTTAATAAGATTTGTAATATTTCCAAGAGCCACATTCCATTTTTCATTTTCATTTACATGGAATAAAACTTTAAGCTTTGCCATCATAACCTCCTCCAAAATTAAATTAGAAGCGATGTTTTAAAAAAACAGAGTTTCTTTATAAAAAAGATCGCCCTGCCATTGCTCATAAGCTTTTTGAGCGATTTATAGCATACATTGAAAACTGCCTCTTGATTGTGCATTATTATCATTATCTTTAGTTTGAATAAGATATTTTTTATAATAACTTTTTTATTTTATCATATGACATGTGACATATATAATGCTATATCTACTTTCTGTATGAGTTTATTTTTATATGGTATCCCGATAAACATCTTGATAAGATTTAACAGTACCGTGA encodes:
- a CDS encoding AI-2E family transporter → MSPSRKYRLSLERNFYIWILLFFIGILGYINYQILKSFLASGGWAIVISLVFQPVFDYLTKFIKFKGVSALLTILLVIVLFLFPLLYISYQIVIEAGELIRGVNLFELVNNIMANPLLSKILERLSFITGSDITSIEIFIKNELGNLMKEGALKIAHGFSDIVNLVVNMVLTFFMAFFFLKDGEHFVKKIGEFLPFSEIDKVSIRRQIKNIVYTTFYGGILIAMLQGTILGVTFYFLDIPSSTLWGFATAVASFIPILGAFAVWGPTAFYLLAKGFIMKGIILAVVGALIISSIDNVLKPVIIKGKVKLPLIFIFLSVLGGIKVFGLIGFIIGPLVFSLFVSFLEILKNFIGGAEDV
- a CDS encoding gamma-glutamyl-gamma-aminobutyrate hydrolase family protein; the encoded protein is MKFIGITCSIDDKKLYLNRDYINSIVRLGFIPLVISPDMIIPSTSAPDTKEIIASEAIIHGLVEKISALIISGGGDINPEFYREKNIACKSLVPDKRVKAEIELLKIFIKTEKPVLGICYGMQLMNIFFGGTLYQNLETEINHTSNDHGIRVIDDFILNKGEFTVNSSHHQAIKSIGEGLKIFCMAKDGVIEGFYLKGHPFFVGVQWHPERHPGKASLVLWQSFSKKI
- a CDS encoding N-acyl-D-amino-acid deacylase family protein; translation: MNLFIENASILDGTGKDFFKANIGIKDDKIVYIGKEKFSAERIVNANGLILTPGFIDTHSHSEFTILAAPEAEGKITQGITTEINGNCGVSCSPMIGEVVERKLPELTSLELTPWNTIQEYISQLERVRPAINFATLCGHGNIRGSIIGYKNIKVKKKDIKKMKELLYKELLSGVKGLSTGLIYPPGMFADSEEILELARTLKKFKGIYTTHMRSEGDKLFAALEETILIGRMAGVSVHISHLKTSGKGNWWKIDSVLKMIEDVKKEGLKISADRYPYIASATDLDAMLPSWIVEGTRDDIIKRLRSDTVRKKIKEYLKQRGMDFLNSLLISDVAYEKDKKIEGKRLGELTDLESASQFICDILIRSNLYVGVIYFGMKEENLEKILSQPYVMIGTDSSARCSSGITAKGKPHPRGFGSFPRFIKKYILDRGLLSLQDSIRKITYLPAKTFRIGKRGLIKEGYCADIVIFNPAEIEDRATFTEPFNVSKGIKYVIVNGEIAVEDGTLTGKRNGKVLL
- a CDS encoding N-acetylmuramoyl-L-alanine amidase — translated: MSRIFIILFLLIPLSWTWAEERFQIKDIRYYELSQGVRVVVETNGVVEFARGQLKNPERVFFDIKKSLLNKEARKEFLVNNSVVNKIRVGQFDTSTVRIVFELLKPDYEFKVIQLENPFRIVIDIYLKGGSKQSLKELEKKKESKISLKRTIVIDPGHGGKDPGAIGPTGLKEKDVVLDVALKVRELLRSDPQYDIVLTRDQDIFIPLNKRTEIANKINADLFISIHANASTNSYARGVETYLLNWTDDEEAIRVAARENAISVKKMKQLKGELGFMLASLEREAKRDDSVRLAGYIHNSMADELKNDFSRHNNGVKQALFYVLVGAQMPSCLLEISYISNPEEERLLDDESYRMKIAQSLVEGIKNYFIKTDQIKKVKYTKHNSSPVKTNTKKIQNKKEKTNL
- a CDS encoding NifU family protein, whose amino-acid sequence is MIDRAKVEQILGKIRVGLMADGGNIDLVDIKEDVIYVKLKGACGTCPMATLTLKNWVEKNLKTEIPEVKEVVAV
- a CDS encoding DsrE family protein, which codes for MAKLKVLFHVNENEKWNVALGNITNLIKDVGEDNADIVVLANGASVSAYVDDEKIKIMKALSEKGVKFIACRNSLKKMCADNVICINEDKLPSFVTVVPAGITEIIKKQQEGYAYVKP